A portion of the Calothrix sp. 336/3 genome contains these proteins:
- the mnmE gene encoding tRNA uridine-5-carboxymethylaminomethyl(34) synthesis GTPase MnmE yields the protein MSEIFATTGTIAAIATAIVPQQGSVGIVRVSGTEALAIARKLFHAPGKQVWDSHRILYGYIHHPQTQEMVDEALLLIMLAPRSYTREDVVEFQCHGGIIAVQQVLQLCLSQGARLAQPGEFTLRAFLNGRLDLTQAESITDLVGAQSPQAAQSALAGLQGKLASPIRQLRHQCLDILAEIEARIDFEDDLPPLDCNLIIAEIHRLRAEISRLLGTADQGELLRTGLKVAIVGRPNVGKSSLLNAWSQSDRAIVTDLPGTTRDVVESQLVVGGIPVQVLDTAGIRETVDQVEKIGVERSRRAAQFADLVLFAIDAARGWTEEDQEIYAQVQQRPLILVINKTDLAPPDTVTYPREIHPVVFTAAAQNQGIDHLEAAILTKVQAGKLQAADLDFAINQRQAAALLTAKTSLEQLEQTIEQDFPLDFWTIDLRGAIHALGEITGEEVTESVLERIFSRFCIGK from the coding sequence ATGTCAGAAATTTTTGCTACAACTGGAACGATCGCCGCGATCGCCACTGCCATTGTGCCACAACAGGGGAGTGTGGGAATTGTGCGGGTATCGGGAACAGAAGCATTAGCCATTGCCCGGAAGTTGTTCCACGCCCCAGGAAAGCAAGTTTGGGATAGTCATCGCATCCTCTACGGTTATATCCATCACCCCCAAACCCAGGAGATGGTAGATGAAGCCTTACTACTAATTATGCTTGCTCCCCGCTCCTATACCCGTGAAGATGTGGTGGAGTTCCAGTGTCATGGGGGAATTATTGCCGTACAGCAAGTTTTGCAACTTTGTCTGAGCCAGGGAGCCAGACTTGCCCAACCGGGAGAATTTACCCTGAGAGCCTTTTTAAACGGTAGGTTAGATTTAACCCAGGCAGAAAGCATTACCGACTTGGTGGGCGCACAGTCACCCCAAGCAGCCCAAAGCGCTCTCGCTGGATTACAGGGAAAACTTGCCTCTCCCATTCGTCAATTACGTCATCAATGTCTAGATATTTTAGCGGAAATTGAAGCGCGCATTGATTTTGAGGATGATTTACCACCTTTGGATTGTAATCTCATTATCGCAGAAATTCACCGCCTCAGAGCAGAAATTTCTCGGCTTCTGGGCACCGCAGATCAGGGCGAATTATTACGAACAGGCTTAAAAGTGGCAATTGTCGGTCGTCCCAATGTTGGGAAATCCAGTTTATTGAATGCTTGGAGCCAGAGCGATCGCGCCATTGTCACCGATTTACCAGGAACTACTAGGGATGTGGTGGAATCTCAGTTAGTCGTGGGGGGAATTCCTGTACAAGTCTTAGATACGGCGGGGATTCGAGAAACTGTTGATCAAGTGGAGAAAATTGGTGTAGAGCGATCGCGTCGTGCCGCTCAATTTGCAGATTTAGTTCTATTCGCCATAGATGCAGCTAGGGGATGGACAGAAGAAGATCAGGAAATTTATGCCCAAGTGCAACAGCGTCCCCTAATTTTGGTAATCAACAAAACGGATTTAGCCCCACCAGATACAGTCACCTATCCCAGGGAAATTCATCCAGTGGTTTTCACCGCAGCAGCCCAAAATCAAGGCATAGATCACCTAGAAGCAGCAATTTTAACAAAAGTCCAAGCAGGTAAACTACAAGCGGCTGATTTAGATTTTGCCATCAATCAACGGCAAGCCGCAGCTTTACTCACAGCCAAAACATCTCTAGAACAGTTAGAACAAACCATAGAGCAAGATTTTCCCCTCGACTTCTGGACAATAGACTTACGAGGGGCAATCCATGCTTTAGGGGAAATTACGGGAGAAGAAGTGACTGAATCTGTTTTAGAGAGAATTTTCAGTCGCTTTTGTATTGGTAAATAA
- a CDS encoding DUF751 family protein, with protein sequence MFDGFWNNVLRYFRYFITTLLGVLLNTFAPLAPLLKRPITSIALVGFLVSGFIFVTFTLRAMLGFGTI encoded by the coding sequence ATGTTCGATGGATTTTGGAATAACGTTCTTCGGTACTTCCGCTACTTTATTACAACTCTTTTGGGTGTCCTCTTAAATACCTTCGCACCCCTTGCACCTTTATTGAAGCGCCCCATCACCTCCATCGCTTTAGTTGGGTTCCTCGTCAGTGGCTTCATTTTTGTCACCTTTACCCTACGAGCAATGCTAGGATTCGGTACAATTTAA
- the rbfA gene encoding 30S ribosome-binding factor RbfA, which translates to MATDRRVSRVAELIKREVSQMLLNGIKDDRVGTGMVSVTDVYVSGDLQHAKIYVSIYGTDSAKAATMAGLKSATGFVRSELGARVRLRRTPEVIFIEDSSIERGNKVLSLLNRISQERSTSEELADGEVESTTTQEE; encoded by the coding sequence ATGGCTACAGATCGCCGTGTTTCCCGTGTCGCTGAACTCATCAAACGGGAAGTTAGCCAAATGCTACTTAACGGTATCAAAGATGACCGTGTTGGTACTGGGATGGTCAGCGTGACTGATGTTTATGTATCTGGCGATTTGCAGCACGCCAAAATTTATGTCAGTATCTATGGTACAGATTCAGCTAAAGCCGCAACAATGGCTGGTTTGAAGTCAGCTACAGGTTTTGTGCGTAGTGAGTTAGGTGCAAGGGTGCGTTTACGTCGTACCCCAGAAGTCATCTTTATTGAAGATAGCTCCATTGAACGTGGCAATAAGGTATTGTCTTTGTTGAATCGGATTAGTCAGGAACGTTCTACTTCTGAAGAGCTAGCTGATGGGGAAGTGGAAAGCACAACAACTCAGGAGGAATAA
- the larC gene encoding nickel pincer cofactor biosynthesis protein LarC, translated as MSKIAYLQCPTGISGDMFLGALVSLGVPIDYLVSKFRGLGIEHEYKLWQESVQRHGQEATKVHVELVDAHHHDHGHHHHHNHHHGRHLPEIEQMILKASLPPRAEAWSLAVFRQLAVAEGAVHGIAPEKVHFHEVGAVDAIVDIVGSCLGLDWLGVERLYCSPMPTGGGTVKAAHGVMTVPVPAVLKLWEMRGCPVYSNGIEKELVTPTGAAIATTLAVDFGSPPRMKIQQTGLGAGTLNLSVPNVLRLWLGEAEAENPDLETIVTLETQIDDISPQAIGYVMEELFHIGALDVFTQGIGMKKSRPGILLTVICHPEKVAECEAILFRETTTLGIRRSTQQRAILHRELQEVNTDYGAVKVKIAWQERAGEKQILNVQPEYDDCAQLARNHQVPWREIQRLAIQAWHLQK; from the coding sequence ATGAGTAAAATTGCTTACCTTCAATGTCCGACAGGAATTTCCGGCGATATGTTTTTGGGAGCTTTGGTAAGTTTAGGAGTTCCCATAGATTATTTAGTTAGCAAGTTCCGTGGCTTAGGAATTGAACATGAGTATAAGCTATGGCAAGAGTCAGTACAGCGTCATGGTCAAGAGGCAACTAAGGTTCACGTAGAGCTTGTGGATGCTCATCACCATGATCATGGTCATCACCATCACCACAATCATCATCATGGTCGCCATTTACCAGAAATTGAGCAGATGATTCTCAAAGCCAGTTTACCACCTAGGGCAGAGGCTTGGAGTTTAGCTGTTTTTCGTCAGCTAGCTGTGGCTGAGGGGGCTGTTCATGGGATTGCACCGGAAAAAGTTCATTTTCATGAGGTGGGTGCGGTAGATGCAATTGTGGATATTGTGGGTAGTTGTTTGGGTTTGGATTGGTTAGGGGTTGAGAGGTTATATTGTTCCCCTATGCCGACGGGGGGGGGCACGGTGAAAGCTGCCCATGGGGTGATGACTGTGCCGGTACCAGCAGTTTTGAAACTTTGGGAAATGCGGGGTTGTCCAGTTTATAGTAATGGGATTGAGAAAGAATTAGTCACGCCTACAGGTGCAGCGATCGCCACGACATTAGCAGTGGATTTTGGCTCACCACCTAGAATGAAAATTCAGCAAACTGGATTGGGTGCGGGTACATTAAATTTATCAGTACCAAATGTTTTACGTTTGTGGTTAGGGGAAGCAGAAGCAGAGAATCCAGATTTAGAGACGATTGTCACTCTGGAAACCCAGATAGATGATATCAGTCCCCAAGCTATCGGTTATGTGATGGAAGAATTATTCCATATTGGTGCATTGGATGTTTTTACCCAGGGGATTGGCATGAAAAAATCCCGCCCTGGGATTTTATTAACTGTGATTTGTCATCCGGAAAAAGTTGCAGAATGTGAAGCCATACTGTTTCGAGAAACTACTACCCTGGGTATCCGTCGCTCGACGCAACAACGGGCAATTCTCCACAGAGAGCTTCAAGAAGTTAACACCGATTATGGTGCCGTAAAAGTCAAAATTGCTTGGCAAGAAAGGGCAGGAGAAAAACAGATTCTCAATGTGCAACCGGAGTATGATGACTGTGCCCAGCTAGCACGAAACCATCAGGTACCGTGGCGAGAAATTCAACGTTTAGCTATTCAAGCTTGGCATCTGCAAAAATAA
- a CDS encoding HetZ-related protein: MNVNIANSTTPSSHRLLSDESTNNFTEALVKLLCQEMQRQVKATPESVEVLASRIVKEVERICEKSYRIQKSGQIRSWLLNLARHRLQKCLRYYQLGSKQGRVELHSSLGSMVYRHVVIANNDLGFQGRYSLIEDFLQAFYIEAIKAFRRENELPEDYSPRTQIQLAEYMAFTEQYAKRRINLPGGASQQLIILRAQSFARRQPQETTVDIEMAVEGGRSEEAESYQRSSAVQQVRSQLVSHGNFDPAEDSERDRVVAELVKYLEAQNQHDCVDYLSLKLQDLSAPEIDQILGLTSRQRDYLQQRFKYHVEKFARIHHWQLVHQWLGAGLEQKLGLSSQQWERFLNQLSEQQKQILQLKAAKENDQAIAKAVKCTPKQLQKRWTQLLELAYAIRNNSSEIPTA, encoded by the coding sequence ATGAACGTCAATATCGCCAACTCTACCACCCCATCTAGCCATCGCTTACTCTCTGACGAATCTACCAATAACTTTACAGAAGCTTTAGTTAAGTTACTTTGCCAAGAAATGCAAAGACAGGTGAAGGCTACACCTGAGTCCGTAGAAGTCTTAGCTAGTCGGATTGTTAAAGAAGTCGAAAGAATTTGTGAAAAGAGCTACAGAATTCAGAAATCTGGTCAAATTCGCTCTTGGTTGTTGAATTTAGCCCGTCATCGCTTACAAAAATGTCTACGTTACTATCAATTAGGTTCTAAGCAAGGCAGAGTTGAGTTACATAGCAGCTTAGGTTCTATGGTGTATCGCCATGTGGTGATAGCTAATAATGATTTAGGTTTTCAAGGTCGTTATAGTCTAATTGAAGATTTTCTCCAAGCTTTTTATATCGAAGCAATTAAAGCTTTCCGTCGAGAAAACGAATTGCCCGAAGATTATTCTCCACGTACCCAGATTCAGTTAGCTGAGTACATGGCATTTACAGAACAGTATGCCAAAAGACGGATTAATTTACCTGGTGGTGCTAGTCAACAATTGATTATTCTGCGCGCTCAAAGCTTTGCCCGTCGGCAACCCCAGGAAACCACTGTGGATATTGAGATGGCTGTGGAAGGTGGTAGAAGTGAAGAGGCTGAATCCTATCAACGCAGCTCCGCAGTACAACAGGTACGATCGCAGTTAGTTTCCCACGGTAACTTTGACCCCGCAGAGGATTCGGAGCGCGATCGCGTAGTTGCAGAACTGGTAAAATACCTAGAGGCTCAAAATCAACATGATTGTGTAGATTACCTGAGCTTGAAGTTACAAGACTTATCTGCTCCAGAAATTGACCAAATTCTCGGTTTAACCAGTCGTCAACGGGACTATCTCCAACAAAGATTTAAATACCATGTGGAAAAATTTGCTCGCATTCATCACTGGCAATTAGTTCATCAGTGGTTAGGTGCTGGCTTAGAGCAAAAACTCGGACTTTCTTCCCAACAGTGGGAGCGCTTCCTGAATCAACTGTCTGAACAACAAAAGCAAATTCTCCAACTCAAAGCAGCTAAAGAAAATGACCAGGCGATCGCCAAAGCCGTAAAATGTACTCCCAAGCAACTGCAAAAACGTTGGACACAGCTACTTGAATTAGCCTATGCTATCCGCAACAATAGCAGTGAGATTCCCACTGCCTAA
- a CDS encoding SRPBCC family protein, translating into MVKLVFFEYLPAPPQAVWSFITDPQYINTWSTAFIETLEPGDRSQAASIGGTRQVTINIPGGDIILKEVIEHCQPPKRFVYRVFQGKFIRYHRGEIQLIPQGEKTLLRWDVDYEFFLPILPKIARIILEEQITQSLKQLAKVVKNAPVKNFPSLDRNLDESQKIPELWERAEKVLLEQRMTADRLAAAGDPKCWFTRVYEYVTEYQLQACREGRITHQGWLLRLIPRFHDYYYDNLMRWMGETSGLVESQWRIAFQAMEEGKYEDGDARAFVYGLMKGVEAHIEEDLPRALAEVYYHHYSHQFSYARFRADYILMADIFYKSAHRLQQELPERYFPSYMKMLNTILPLEIQGGIISKYFYDIPQRRLLAFERGERLVNFMTESHLSTPFKDADNHKLARLAGFVGIKGERE; encoded by the coding sequence TTGGTAAAGCTAGTATTTTTCGAGTATCTGCCAGCGCCACCCCAAGCAGTCTGGTCTTTCATCACCGACCCCCAATATATTAATACCTGGTCTACAGCCTTCATTGAAACACTAGAACCGGGCGATCGCTCCCAAGCAGCCAGTATTGGTGGAACCCGTCAAGTAACGATCAACATTCCTGGGGGAGATATTATTCTCAAAGAAGTTATTGAACATTGCCAACCACCAAAAAGGTTTGTCTATCGAGTCTTTCAAGGCAAATTTATCAGATACCATCGCGGCGAAATTCAGTTAATTCCCCAAGGAGAAAAAACACTCCTCAGGTGGGATGTTGATTATGAGTTTTTCTTGCCGATTTTACCTAAAATTGCCCGAATTATCCTAGAAGAGCAAATTACCCAGAGTCTGAAGCAATTAGCGAAGGTTGTCAAAAATGCTCCGGTGAAAAATTTTCCCTCCCTCGATAGGAATCTAGATGAAAGTCAGAAAATACCTGAACTATGGGAGCGAGCGGAAAAAGTTTTACTAGAACAAAGGATGACGGCAGATAGGCTTGCAGCAGCAGGGGATCCAAAATGTTGGTTTACCCGTGTCTATGAGTATGTGACAGAATATCAACTGCAAGCTTGCCGTGAAGGGCGTATAACTCACCAAGGATGGTTATTACGTTTGATTCCTCGTTTTCATGACTATTATTACGATAATCTGATGCGTTGGATGGGAGAAACTTCGGGCTTAGTGGAATCCCAATGGCGGATAGCTTTTCAAGCGATGGAAGAGGGTAAGTATGAGGATGGAGATGCTAGGGCTTTTGTCTATGGCTTGATGAAGGGTGTGGAAGCTCACATTGAGGAAGATTTACCCCGTGCCCTCGCAGAAGTGTACTACCACCACTACAGCCATCAGTTTAGCTATGCCAGATTCAGAGCCGACTATATTTTAATGGCAGATATTTTCTATAAATCAGCCCATCGTTTGCAGCAGGAGTTACCAGAGAGGTATTTTCCCAGTTACATGAAAATGCTCAATACCATCCTACCTCTGGAAATTCAGGGGGGAATAATTTCTAAGTATTTTTATGACATACCCCAAAGACGACTCCTAGCCTTTGAACGGGGAGAACGTTTAGTGAATTTCATGACTGAATCTCATCTTTCTACACCTTTCAAAGACGCTGACAATCATAAATTAGCAAGATTGGCTGGATTCGTAGGAATTAAAGGAGAAAGAGAATAG
- a CDS encoding iron uptake porin: MSKVKVKNGKVWVISSLIAAGIYGVPQQVLAEEIPTLEVSELSTDQLTDGTFTSISSQTSDFPTLPDESMDQVTSVSQLRDVQPTDWAFQALQSLVERYGCIAGYPDGTYRGQRAITRYEFAAGLNNCLERIDQLIKESTQSFVQRQDLETLQKLQSEFAAELTALRGRVDKLEAQTAEIAANQFSTTTKLTGVTVVGVQARSDNRGDINPRNGVKDTDDAGTNANVIYLNQLFLTTQFSPSNFLVTGLLTANGSSAPRFPNYPRYNHDVLLGYELSTNGDVTLSDLHYHQMLTDKLAMMVGAAGVDIIRAFRGPNRVESGATGPISVFAQRNPILNMGYSGAGIAFDWQFAKSASLQAIYNSTSASNPGKGKGLFNGNYTAAAQLLFTPSNAFDISLYYVNSYSSNGYLSKFAGDDCLTAINCFNGTSKPLQTNAVGASVNWQLSSRVNLGGWAGYTNSYIPGRSGNVETTNYMVYLNFPDLFAKGNLAGIYFGQPPKITNSDLPVGFNVPDLLNGGVGNPGSQPGTTNQIEAFYRFRVSDNISVTPGIIHIWEPGHTPENDPITVGVLRTSFSF, from the coding sequence GTGAGTAAAGTCAAAGTGAAAAACGGTAAAGTTTGGGTAATTTCCTCCTTAATCGCTGCGGGAATCTATGGCGTACCGCAGCAAGTCTTAGCTGAAGAGATACCAACCCTAGAAGTATCAGAATTATCTACAGACCAATTGACTGATGGTACTTTTACTTCTATCTCTTCTCAAACTAGTGATTTCCCAACTTTACCTGATGAATCTATGGATCAGGTAACATCAGTATCTCAACTGCGAGATGTACAACCTACAGATTGGGCATTTCAAGCCCTACAATCCCTCGTAGAGCGTTATGGCTGTATTGCAGGTTATCCAGACGGTACCTATCGCGGTCAACGTGCTATCACTCGCTATGAATTTGCCGCAGGTTTGAATAACTGCTTAGAAAGAATTGACCAATTAATTAAAGAAAGTACCCAAAGTTTTGTCCAGCGTCAGGATTTGGAAACCCTACAAAAACTCCAATCCGAATTTGCCGCAGAATTAACCGCATTACGCGGTCGGGTGGATAAATTGGAAGCACAAACTGCGGAAATCGCTGCTAACCAATTTTCTACAACTACTAAGTTAACTGGTGTGACCGTCGTTGGTGTGCAAGCACGTAGCGACAACCGAGGAGATATCAACCCCCGCAATGGTGTTAAAGATACCGATGATGCTGGTACAAATGCTAATGTCATTTACCTCAATCAGTTATTTCTCACAACCCAATTTAGTCCTAGTAATTTCCTCGTAACAGGACTTTTGACAGCCAACGGTAGTTCTGCACCGAGATTTCCTAATTACCCCAGATACAACCACGATGTTCTCCTTGGTTACGAACTTTCTACCAACGGTGATGTCACCCTCAGTGATTTACATTACCACCAGATGTTGACTGATAAGTTAGCAATGATGGTGGGAGCAGCAGGGGTAGACATTATCCGCGCATTTAGAGGACCAAACCGGGTAGAAAGTGGTGCCACTGGACCGATTTCTGTATTCGCCCAAAGAAACCCAATTCTCAACATGGGTTATAGCGGTGCGGGGATTGCCTTTGACTGGCAGTTTGCCAAAAGTGCCAGTTTACAAGCTATCTATAACAGTACCAGCGCCAGCAACCCCGGAAAGGGTAAAGGATTGTTTAACGGGAATTATACTGCCGCAGCTCAGTTACTATTTACACCCAGTAATGCCTTCGATATCAGCTTGTATTACGTAAATAGTTATTCCAGTAATGGTTACTTGTCAAAGTTTGCTGGGGATGATTGTTTGACTGCGATCAATTGTTTTAATGGTACTTCTAAGCCTTTACAAACAAATGCTGTGGGTGCTTCTGTTAACTGGCAATTATCATCCCGGGTAAATTTAGGAGGTTGGGCAGGTTATACCAATTCTTACATCCCCGGTCGCTCAGGTAACGTAGAAACTACCAACTATATGGTGTATCTCAACTTCCCAGATTTATTTGCCAAGGGGAATTTGGCAGGAATCTATTTTGGACAACCGCCAAAAATTACCAATAGTGATTTACCTGTAGGTTTTAACGTTCCTGATTTACTCAACGGTGGTGTGGGTAATCCCGGTAGTCAACCCGGAACCACCAATCAAATCGAAGCTTTCTATCGTTTCCGAGTATCTGACAATATTAGTGTCACACCTGGTATTATCCATATTTGGGAACCAGGTCATACCCCAGAAAACGATCCAATTACTGTTGGTGTTCTCAGAACAAGTTTTTCTTTCTAG
- the thiD gene encoding bifunctional hydroxymethylpyrimidine kinase/phosphomethylpyrimidine kinase, whose translation MTAKEQDTIPPAQIPVALTIAGSDSGGGAGIQADLRTFAFHCVHGTSAITCVTAQNTLGVNRVDAMAVEAVLAQIHAVYTDIGVQGVKTGMLLNQEIITAVAHQLADLQIENLVVDPVMVSRTGAQLIDDAAIASLQNLLLPLAKIITPNRYEAQILSGREIQTLDDMRQAAEIIHQKFGVKTVLVKGGGMAEKWRGVDVWFDGQSLEILTMEPVETKNTHGTGCTLSAAIAANLAKGADLFTAVKQGKHYVHQALQHSLNIGAGQGPVGHFYPLLLENLGKLPSPANQ comes from the coding sequence ATGACTGCAAAAGAACAGGATACAATTCCCCCAGCACAGATTCCCGTAGCTTTAACAATCGCCGGTTCTGATAGTGGAGGTGGTGCAGGTATTCAGGCAGATTTACGCACCTTTGCTTTTCACTGTGTCCATGGTACGAGTGCGATTACCTGCGTCACAGCCCAAAATACCTTGGGGGTGAATCGAGTTGATGCCATGGCTGTGGAAGCTGTCCTTGCTCAAATTCATGCAGTTTACACAGATATTGGTGTCCAAGGAGTAAAAACTGGAATGCTCCTCAACCAGGAAATTATCACAGCCGTTGCCCATCAGCTAGCAGATTTACAGATAGAAAATTTAGTAGTGGATCCGGTGATGGTGTCCCGTACAGGAGCGCAACTTATTGATGATGCCGCGATCGCCAGCTTACAAAATTTGCTTCTACCCTTGGCAAAAATTATCACTCCCAATCGCTATGAAGCACAGATTCTCAGTGGTAGAGAAATTCAGACCTTGGATGATATGCGACAAGCCGCAGAAATTATTCATCAAAAATTCGGCGTAAAAACCGTTTTAGTCAAGGGTGGAGGAATGGCTGAAAAATGGCGAGGTGTGGATGTGTGGTTTGATGGGCAGAGCTTGGAAATCCTCACCATGGAGCCAGTTGAGACTAAGAATACCCACGGTACTGGCTGCACCCTCTCGGCAGCGATCGCGGCAAATTTGGCAAAGGGTGCAGATTTGTTTACCGCCGTCAAGCAGGGAAAGCACTACGTCCATCAAGCTCTGCAACATTCCCTGAATATCGGTGCAGGACAGGGACCTGTAGGACATTTTTATCCCTTACTTCTGGAAAACCTGGGAAAATTACCGTCTCCTGCCAATCAATAA
- a CDS encoding L-threonylcarbamoyladenylate synthase has translation MAKIFSVHPENPQTRRIEEIKAALANGAVMLYPTDTVYAIGCDLNAKSAVERVRKIKQLANDKPLTFLCPSLSNVATYADVSDTAYRLMKRLIPGPYTFLLPATKLVPRLVQNPKRKTTGIRVPDHGVCSALLAALGNPIISTSAHLPPPETDDDYWQEEVEQEITRLELFERLDKVVDIIVDTGEEPTDKVSTILDLTGEEPMMIRQGLGWENVTW, from the coding sequence ATGGCAAAAATCTTCTCAGTTCATCCTGAAAACCCCCAAACCCGTCGAATAGAAGAGATAAAAGCAGCACTAGCCAACGGTGCAGTCATGCTTTACCCAACTGATACGGTTTATGCGATCGGTTGCGATCTCAACGCTAAATCAGCTGTGGAGCGGGTACGCAAAATCAAGCAGCTAGCAAATGATAAACCACTGACATTTCTCTGTCCATCTCTCTCAAACGTTGCTACCTACGCTGATGTTAGTGATACTGCCTACAGGTTAATGAAGCGCTTAATTCCTGGACCATACACGTTTTTACTCCCTGCGACAAAGTTAGTACCGCGACTGGTACAAAACCCCAAGCGCAAAACCACAGGAATTCGTGTGCCAGATCATGGGGTATGTTCAGCCTTACTAGCAGCATTGGGTAATCCAATTATTTCTACCTCTGCCCACCTGCCACCCCCAGAAACCGATGATGATTATTGGCAAGAGGAAGTAGAGCAGGAAATTACCAGGCTAGAGTTATTTGAACGGTTGGACAAGGTGGTGGATATTATTGTGGATACTGGCGAGGAACCCACTGATAAGGTGTCTACGATTTTGGACTTGACGGGAGAAGAACCGATGATGATTCGACAAGGTTTAGGTTGGGAGAATGTGACTTGGTAG
- a CDS encoding glycoside hydrolase family 10 protein — MAIQFYQQRFIRLFPKGKFPEISQVRNYFLRRLFPLLMLLSFTITLVIGNLISPFFIQETSVFAQQSRQEIRGVWITNNDFDILRHRAKVQEAVTQLRELNFNTIYPVVWNSGYVMYPSAVAQRRGIQPFVYKGSDGHDILADLVTQAHRQNLLVIPWFEFGFMAPPTSELALNHESWLTQKRDGTQTSISAGGEVVWLNPFRPEVQEFISNLILEVVSNYDVDGIQFDDHMSLPHEFGYDQYTVNLYRQETGNNPPNNPKDAAWVKWRADKITDFMVRLNQMVKARKANAIFSVSPNYYDFAYKLQLQDWLNWVRLDIVDELIMQVYRSDLNSFTDKISRAEIQETQQKIPTAIGIMAGLRNNQVSMGRIQSQVRAVQQRGLGAVFFYYESLWEDAPESPSERQAGFQRLFPYPAVRLTSSPNY; from the coding sequence ATGGCGATTCAATTTTATCAACAAAGATTCATCCGTTTATTTCCCAAGGGCAAATTCCCTGAAATATCCCAAGTTCGTAACTACTTTCTCAGGCGTTTGTTCCCCCTATTAATGCTATTATCCTTCACCATAACCCTTGTTATCGGTAATTTAATTTCGCCATTCTTTATTCAAGAAACAAGTGTTTTTGCCCAACAATCTCGGCAAGAAATCCGTGGTGTTTGGATAACAAATAATGACTTTGATATTCTCAGACATCGAGCCAAAGTTCAAGAAGCTGTCACCCAACTGCGAGAACTGAATTTTAATACTATCTATCCTGTAGTTTGGAATTCTGGTTATGTGATGTATCCTAGTGCAGTTGCCCAACGGAGAGGGATTCAACCCTTTGTTTATAAAGGTTCAGATGGGCATGATATTTTAGCTGATTTAGTTACCCAAGCTCACCGCCAAAACCTGCTAGTGATTCCCTGGTTTGAGTTTGGTTTTATGGCTCCTCCCACCTCAGAATTAGCATTAAATCATGAAAGCTGGCTGACACAAAAACGTGATGGGACACAAACTTCAATTAGTGCAGGGGGAGAAGTCGTTTGGTTAAATCCCTTTCGCCCAGAAGTACAGGAATTTATTAGTAATTTAATTTTAGAAGTTGTCAGTAATTATGATGTCGATGGCATTCAATTTGATGACCACATGAGTTTACCCCATGAATTTGGCTATGATCAATATACGGTAAATTTATATAGACAGGAAACTGGAAATAATCCTCCCAACAATCCCAAAGATGCCGCTTGGGTGAAATGGAGAGCAGATAAAATCACCGATTTTATGGTAAGACTTAATCAAATGGTGAAAGCCAGAAAAGCTAATGCGATTTTCTCTGTATCTCCGAATTACTATGATTTTGCCTATAAATTACAGCTACAAGATTGGTTAAATTGGGTAAGATTGGATATCGTTGATGAGTTGATTATGCAAGTTTATCGCTCTGATTTGAATAGTTTTACCGATAAGATTTCCCGGGCAGAAATCCAAGAAACCCAACAAAAAATTCCTACAGCCATTGGGATTATGGCAGGATTACGTAATAATCAAGTTTCTATGGGACGAATTCAATCCCAAGTCAGAGCAGTACAACAAAGGGGTTTAGGTGCTGTTTTCTTCTACTATGAAAGTCTGTGGGAAGATGCCCCAGAATCCCCTAGTGAAAGACAAGCAGGTTTTCAAAGACTTTTTCCCTATCCCGCAGTACGTTTAACTTCTAGCCCGAATTATTAA